Below is a window of Pseudomonas eucalypticola DNA.
AGACGTGGGCTGGTGCGGCGGCCTCACGGAGCTGGTAAAAATCAGCGCCCTGGCCGATGCCCACAACACCCTGGTGGTGCCCCATGGTTCCTCGGTGTACAGCTACCACTTCGTCGCTACCCGCCACAACAGCCCCTTCGCCGAGTTTCTGATGATGGCGCCCAAGGCCGATGAAGTGGTGCCGATGTTCCACCCACAGTTGTTGGGCGAACCGGTGCCTGAGAACGGCCGCATGCGCATTTCGCGCCTGGACCAGCCCGGCTTTGGCGTGACCCTCAACCCGGAATGCCCACTGCACCGCCCCTATGACCGAGGAGCCCGCCCATGAAACTACCCATCAACCCGTTCAAGGCGCAGCTGGCCAAGCGTGAACCCCAGTACGGCATCTGGGCCGGCTTCGCCACCGGCAACGCCGCCGAACTGGTGGCCACGTTCGGTTATGACTGGATGCTGATCGACGGCGAGCACGCGCCCAACACCGTACCCAGTATCCAGGCGCAGTTGCAGGCCGTCGCCCCTTATGGCTGCGCGCCCGTGGTACGCCCCGTGACCGGCGACGCCAACCTGATCAAGCAGTTGCTGGACATCGGCGCCCAGACCCTGATGGTGCCCATGGTCGACACCGCCGAGCAGGCCCAGGCCCTGGTGCGCGCCATGCGCTACCCACCCCACGGCATCCGTGGCGTGGGCGGCGGCCTGACCCGCGCGACACGCTGGGACGGGGTGCCCGATTACCTGCACACCGCCCATGAGCAGGTGTGCCTGATCGTGCAGGTGGAATCGCGCCTGGGCGTGGACAACGTCGAAGCCATCGCCGCAGTGGAAGGGGTGGATGCGATATTCATCGGCCCGGCGGACTTGTCCACGGGGCTGGGGCACGCGGGCAACCCGTCACACCCCGAAGTACAGGAAAAAATCCGCCATGCCATCGACGCCACCCTGGCCGCCGGCAAGGTCTGCGGCATCCTGGCACCGCGCGAAGAGGACGCGCGCCGCTACCTGAGCTGGGGTTGCCAGTTCGTCGCCGTGGGTATCGATATCAGCCTGCTGCGCCAGGCGGCGCTGGACAACCTGGCGCGCTACCGCGACACCCCCGATACCCCCGCGCCGTCACGCACGTACTGAATTCAGGGAGCCTGCCATGTCATCCGTACCGGTTTACCAGAACTACATCAACGGCCACTTCACCGCCAGCGCCGAGCACCTGGAGGTGTTCAACCCGGCCACCGGTGCCCTGCTGTCGCGGGTACCGGCGGCCAGCCCCGACGAGGTCGACCGCGCCCTGGCGGCCGCGCGCCAGGCGCAGCGGGACTGGGCGCGCAAGCCGGCCATCGAACGCGCGGGACACCTGCGCCGCATCGCCGCGAAACTGCGCGAGCACGCCCCCGCCCTGGCCCGCACCATCACCCTTGAGCAAGGCAAGATCGGCGCCCTGGCCGAGGTAGAGGTGAACTTCACCGCCGATTACCTTGACTACATGGCCGAGTGGGCCCGACGCATCGAAGGCGAAATCATCAGCAGCGACCGCCCCGGCGAAAACATCTTCCTGTTGCGCAAGCCGCTGGGCGTGGTGGGCGGTATCCTGCCGTGGAATTTCCCGTTTTTCCTCATCGCCCGCAAGATGGCCCCGGCACTGCTCACCGGCAACACCATCGTCATCAAGCCCAGCGAGGAAACCCCGAACAACTGCTTCGAATTCGCCCAGCTGGTGGCCGAGACGGACCTGCCCGCCGGGGTGTTCAATGTGGTCTGCGGTGACGGCCGCGTGGGCGCCGCCCTGAGTGCCCATGCCAAGGTCGACATGATCAGCTTCACCGGCAGCGTCGACACGGGCGCACGCATCATGGCCGCGGCCGCGCCGAACCTGACCAAGCTCAACCTGGAACTGGGCGGCAAGGCCCCGGCCATCGTGCTGGCCGACGCCGACCTTGAACTGGCAGTGAAAGCCATTCGCGACTCGCGCATCATCAATACCGGCCAGGTGTGCAACTGCGCCGAGCGGGTGTACGTGGAGCGCAAGGTGGCCGATCAATTCATCGAGCGTATTGGCGCCGCCATGGCTGCCACGCGGTACGGCGACCCGGTGGCCGACGCCAGCGTGGAAATGGGCCCGTTGATCAACCGCCAGGGGCTGGACAGCGTCGACGCCAAGGTGCGCCGAGCCCTGGCCGACGGCGCCCAGTTGATCACCGGCGGCCACCTCGCCGACCGGCCCGCAGGCTTCCACTACCAGCCCACTGTGCTGGCGGGCTGCAGCGCCGACATGGAGATCATGCGCAAGGAAATCTTCGGCCCGGTACTGCCGATCCAGGTGGTCGACGGCCTGGACGAAGCCATCGCCCTGGCCAACGACTGCGAATACGGCCTGACGTCTTCGCTGTACACCCGTGACCTGAACAAGGCCATGCAGGCCATGCGCGAAATCGACTTTGGCGAAACCTACATCAACCGCGAGAACTTCGAGGCCATGCAAGGCTTCCACGCCGGGGTGCGCAAGTCGGGCGTGGGGGGTGCCGATGGCAAACATGGGCTGTATGAATACACCCATACTCATGTGGTGTACCTCCAAGCCTGACATGGAAAAACCCTTTGAAAGGACGCTGATCTTGATCTACACCGGCCCTCTGTTCGACAGCCATCTGCACCTCTACGACCCGACCCGTGCCGAAGGCATTCCCTGGCCACAGCCGGGGGACGCCGTCTACGGCCCACGCCTGCCTGCCGATTACTGGGCGCAGGCCGAACCTTGCGGGGTCATCGGCGCCATGGTGGTGGAAGCCAGCCCGCGTCGCGAAGACAACGACTGGGTACTGTGCACCCTTGACCAGGACCCACGCCTGGTGGGCTACATCGGCAACCTCGATCCGCTCGCGGCAACCTTTGGCGCTGACCTGGAGCGCCTCGCCGCCGATGTGCGCTTTCGCGGTATTCGCTACGGCAACCTGTGGGGCCGCGACCTGCTCGCGGACCAGCAGCAAACCGGCTTCATCGACAGCCTGGCCCACGTGGCCGAGCGCGGCCTGGTGCTGGACAGCGCCAACCCCGATGCCCGCTTGATCCAGGCCCTGCTGGCACTCAGCGATCGCCTTCCCCACTTGCGCATCGTCGTCGACCACCTGCCCAACGCCCCAGACCTGGCCTTCACCGCCGAGTTGCAGGAACTGGCCAGCCGCCCGCAGGTGATGGCCAAGCTTGCGGAAATTCCGCAGGTAGGCGACCACGGCTTGATCCGCGACGCGGCTTTCTACCTCGATGTACTGGGCCGTCTGTTGGAACTGTTCGGCGAAGACCGCTGCTTCTTCGGCAGCGACTGGCCCAACAGTGACCACCTCGCCAACTTCACCACCACCCTGGACCTGGTCAAGGCATGCATGGCGACACAACCCGCACATACCCAGGAAAAATTCTTCCTGCATAACGCCCCACGCATCTACGGGCTGCCGGGGGCCTTTCGATGAAGACCCGCGCGGCCTGACGGCCACTGCTGCACCCATTGCGACAATAACAACAAGGGAATCATGCTTTGGACATCATCATCCTCGGGGTGCTGCTGCACTTCATCGGTGGCTTCGCCTCCGGCAGTTTCTACATCCCCTACAAGAAAGTCCGCGGCTGGGCCTGGGAAAGCTACTGGATCACCGGCGGCCTGGTGTCCTGGCTGATCGTGCCCCTGATCGCCGCGCAACTGACCGTGCCCGGCTGGGCCGACATCCTGCGCCAGGCCGCCCCGTCCACACTGGCCTGGACGTACCTGTTCGGCGTGCTGTGGGGCATCGGCGGCCTGACATTCGGCCTGACCATGCGCTACCTGGGGCTGTCCCTGGGCATGTCGCTGATCATGGGCCTGACCTCGGCCCTGGGCGCGCTGATGCCGCCGCTGTACCGCGACCTGTTCACCGATGACAGCACCGGCACCCTCAGCGCCATGTGCACCAACCTGGGCGGGCAGTGCGTGCTGATCGGCGTGGCGGTCTCGCTGGTCGGCATCGCGTTGTGCGGACGTGCCGGGTTCATCAAGGAGCGCGAAGTGCCCGACAGCACCAAATTCCAGAGCGTCAGCGAATTCGCCCTGGGCAAGGGCCTGCTGGTAGCGGTGATCAGCGGCGTGCTCAGCGCCAGCTTCAGCTATGGCATCACCGCCGGCCGGCCGCTGGCAGCGGCGGCCGTGGAGCACGGTGCCAACAGCCTGTTCCAGAACAACGTGACCTTCATGGTGATCATGTGGGGCGGCCTGACCACCAACGGCCTGTGGTGCCTGTGGTTGAACTGGCGCAACAAGACCTTCCACAACTACCGTGACCGCAGCACCCCGCTGCTGGCCAACTACCTGCTGGTGGCGTGCGCGGGCACCCTGTGGTTCCTGCAGTTCTTTTTCTACGGCATGGGCGAAAGCCGCCTGCACAACGACGCCAGCAGTTGGGTGCTGCACATGTCATTCATCATTATCGTGTCCAACGCCTGGGGCCTGTACTTCAAGGAGTGGCAAGGCACCAGCAAGGCGACCAAGGGCCTGTTGCTGGCAGGGATCCTGGTGATCCTGGCGGCCATTACCCTGGTGGGCTACGGCAATTACCTAAGCTGAGGAGAAATGAAATGCTGCTCAAAGACAAGACAGTCATCATCACGGGTGCTTCCCGCGGCATCGGCCGCGCCGTGGCCCGCGAATGTGCCCGCCAAGGGGGCCGCGTAGTCATCGGCCATAGCGGCAGTGCCCAGGGCAACCAGGCCGCCGCCGCGTTGATCGAGGACATCCGCGGGTTCGGTGGCCACGCCATCGACGTGCCTGGCGATGCCGCCGACCCCGACACCGGTGGCAAACTGGTGGCCGGCGCGCTGGAAGCGTTCGGCAGTGTCGACGTGTTCGTCAACAATGCCGGCATCTGCCCGTTCCATTCGTTCCTGGACATGCCCCGCGAGACGTACCTGAAGACCGTCAACACCAACCTCAACGGCGCCTATTTCGCCGTACAGGCCGCTGCCAACCAGATGAAAGACCAGGGCCGTGGCGGCGCGATCATCGCCATCAGTTCCATCAGCGCGCTGGTGGGTGGCGGGATGCAAACCCATTACACGCCCACCAAGGCGGGCCTGCATTCTCTGATGCAATC
It encodes the following:
- a CDS encoding HpcH/HpaI aldolase family protein produces the protein MKLPINPFKAQLAKREPQYGIWAGFATGNAAELVATFGYDWMLIDGEHAPNTVPSIQAQLQAVAPYGCAPVVRPVTGDANLIKQLLDIGAQTLMVPMVDTAEQAQALVRAMRYPPHGIRGVGGGLTRATRWDGVPDYLHTAHEQVCLIVQVESRLGVDNVEAIAAVEGVDAIFIGPADLSTGLGHAGNPSHPEVQEKIRHAIDATLAAGKVCGILAPREEDARRYLSWGCQFVAVGIDISLLRQAALDNLARYRDTPDTPAPSRTY
- the aldA gene encoding aldehyde dehydrogenase; the encoded protein is MSSVPVYQNYINGHFTASAEHLEVFNPATGALLSRVPAASPDEVDRALAAARQAQRDWARKPAIERAGHLRRIAAKLREHAPALARTITLEQGKIGALAEVEVNFTADYLDYMAEWARRIEGEIISSDRPGENIFLLRKPLGVVGGILPWNFPFFLIARKMAPALLTGNTIVIKPSEETPNNCFEFAQLVAETDLPAGVFNVVCGDGRVGAALSAHAKVDMISFTGSVDTGARIMAAAAPNLTKLNLELGGKAPAIVLADADLELAVKAIRDSRIINTGQVCNCAERVYVERKVADQFIERIGAAMAATRYGDPVADASVEMGPLINRQGLDSVDAKVRRALADGAQLITGGHLADRPAGFHYQPTVLAGCSADMEIMRKEIFGPVLPIQVVDGLDEAIALANDCEYGLTSSLYTRDLNKAMQAMREIDFGETYINRENFEAMQGFHAGVRKSGVGGADGKHGLYEYTHTHVVYLQA
- a CDS encoding amidohydrolase family protein, with amino-acid sequence MIYTGPLFDSHLHLYDPTRAEGIPWPQPGDAVYGPRLPADYWAQAEPCGVIGAMVVEASPRREDNDWVLCTLDQDPRLVGYIGNLDPLAATFGADLERLAADVRFRGIRYGNLWGRDLLADQQQTGFIDSLAHVAERGLVLDSANPDARLIQALLALSDRLPHLRIVVDHLPNAPDLAFTAELQELASRPQVMAKLAEIPQVGDHGLIRDAAFYLDVLGRLLELFGEDRCFFGSDWPNSDHLANFTTTLDLVKACMATQPAHTQEKFFLHNAPRIYGLPGAFR
- the rhaT gene encoding L-rhamnose/proton symporter RhaT codes for the protein MDIIILGVLLHFIGGFASGSFYIPYKKVRGWAWESYWITGGLVSWLIVPLIAAQLTVPGWADILRQAAPSTLAWTYLFGVLWGIGGLTFGLTMRYLGLSLGMSLIMGLTSALGALMPPLYRDLFTDDSTGTLSAMCTNLGGQCVLIGVAVSLVGIALCGRAGFIKEREVPDSTKFQSVSEFALGKGLLVAVISGVLSASFSYGITAGRPLAAAAVEHGANSLFQNNVTFMVIMWGGLTTNGLWCLWLNWRNKTFHNYRDRSTPLLANYLLVACAGTLWFLQFFFYGMGESRLHNDASSWVLHMSFIIIVSNAWGLYFKEWQGTSKATKGLLLAGILVILAAITLVGYGNYLS
- a CDS encoding SDR family NAD(P)-dependent oxidoreductase; the encoded protein is MLLKDKTVIITGASRGIGRAVARECARQGGRVVIGHSGSAQGNQAAAALIEDIRGFGGHAIDVPGDAADPDTGGKLVAGALEAFGSVDVFVNNAGICPFHSFLDMPRETYLKTVNTNLNGAYFAVQAAANQMKDQGRGGAIIAISSISALVGGGMQTHYTPTKAGLHSLMQSCAIALGPYGIRCNSVLPGTIATDINKDDLADPEKLAYMTQRTPLGRLGEPDDIAGPVVFLASDMARYVTGASLLVDGGLYVNLQ